GCTCCAACGCCTCCGGATGCACAACCTGCAGTACCTCGGGGGAGCTATACGGCATCCAGATAAACTGCACAAAAGTTATAATATTGTCATGCAAACTTCTTATATAAAATCTTTAAAGTCTAGTTATTTCAATAAAAGTAACCGAAAGTATACTCACATCCCTGGGCTGTAACATGTCTATCTGCAGTCTCCACATCTGCACTCTAGGACCCTTTTCGCTAACGGAAGGGTTGTAACCTGACCACCTGCATCGGACATGGGTGTTATTTCTAATTAAAAGTATGACATATTTGTAAAACAGCACAAGCGTACATCAACATTAGCTAATTTAACTTGAAATAGAACAGTAGATTACCTCGATGCCAAAGGCCAGCTGCACGTATCATACCCAGCAGGCTTAAACCTAGGAAAGCGCCAGAAGATCCAAGACTGAAGTAGTTGAAGTGGGCCCGCTAACTTTACCACATGTCGATTCGCCACTCGGCACATGCACCGGTACAACCATGCTAATGCTACAGACCCCCAACTGTAGGAACCCATCTCCTCAAGCCTAGCTACGTACGGAAGCCATATGATGTGAATGCGGTTGCCGGACTTGTCGGCAAACAGCTGAGTGCCCAACAACATCATGATATAGGTACGAGCAAAGCGCCGCACAGTGTCCTCATCGGCTCCCTCGGGGCACTCTCCATATGTCTCCTGGAACCAGCTGCAGTTTACTGCGAACTTCTGAACCTAGCTCGGAGGAGGAATCACTCTAAGCAACTCCTCGAACCACACCCAAGCAGGACGTCCACCctcgatatatatatatatatatatatatatatatatatatatggaaatTCGTAAGGCAACCGCTGACATAACGCCCGTCCACTGCCAATCCCAACTGGTACGCCACGTCCTGAAGCGTGATCGTACACTCTCCGAAGGGCATATGGAAAGTGTGCGTCTTCGGATGCCACCGCTCCACGAAGGCACTGAGAAGGGGCTTATCTATCCGGAACCATCTATCGTTTAGCCTCGCTAGATGGTATAACCCGGTCATCTGCAAGTACGGCACATACCGCTCATCGAGTAACACGCCCTGTTGCCGCCGCATGCTCCTAATGCATCTGTGTGGCTGGGCATTAGATGGACCGCATTATTAGCTCGACATAGTAaatcaataacaaaaataagtaataacAGAAACCACTTTTCGAAACCAATAACACAATATAAATATGAAACCAATATAACAAACCGCTTACAAAGGCACGTAGTAAACCACTAATAAAAGCTACTAAACTGAACCGTCAACAAAATCACATGCTTAAACCGCTAACATAAACCGAAAACTAATCTACTTACGAAAATCACATGCAAATCCACTATCATAAACCACACAAAAAACCATATGATAAACCTCTTCCAATACCACCTAAAGTAATCCGCCAACATAAACCATCAACAAACCTACTATAAAAAACCACTAATATAAACCGCTAATTGAAACCACATACAAAACCTCTAAAATAAACCACTTGCAATACCATTAcgataaaccactaacataaagcGCCACTGAAATCACATGCAACTTGTATCGGTTGGACGGAGTCGCTCATATAGTTGATGATCCCGACTATATGAGTGACTCCGTCCAACCAATACAGCCTTGTCGGATCGTCCCCCATCAGCAGAGTTTTCTGTTCGAGTCTTTGTCGAATGGAATTTAGGTCGTTTTCTCTAGGATTTGGTTGGGGTATGGGAATGGAGAAGTTGTTCGAATGAGGGTGATTCGAACTCCTTATATAGCCGAAAACTtactaattcgaaccagcctggttcgaattactagTTGATGCAATTTGagagtaattcgaaccaactCGGTTTGAATTACTAGGGGAGTGGATCACATGCCTAATTCGAACCAACCAAGTTCAAATTATGGTGGTTGTAGTTCGAACCATATAGGTTCAAATTATATGCTTTTGTAGTTCGAAACAAGCTAGTTCGAATTATATAGTAATGTGCTTTGGCTGATTCGTGAAGCAATTTTCGGTTTGGCTGATTCAGGTAATTTTTTTGCTCCCTTggcttatttctattttttgccctatcatttttgttttgtgttattttttgaatcgggttcgaattatattttgaattattcGGTCTagtctaaaattatttttataataaaaatatatatttaaaataaaattaataatattatattatatttttatattttaattaatttttttatatcatacaatattatttttattttaaaataatttatttttatactgaTATAACATTTGTTAAAAGATAGAGAGTATTTTTACAGTTGAACTAATAGTATTCCGAACatataaataggataaaaatctcaaaagaaaaaatttaaagaatcaatatttttattaaaatttagttagtATTTAACTagaaaaaaataagtaattttatattattagatgAAATCTCATGCTACTAAAAAcactaataataactaattgatGATTACAAATCGCAAAATTTACTGGTTCCTAAAATTATCCATAGTCAAAATGGAGAACACCTAGCATCCCGTTAAAACAAATTGAAAGAGCACCCatgaaaaaggaagagaatcACATACATCCATTTTTCAAATAGGTTCTCGACAAACTAATTCCAAAGAGGTTTAGGCATCCCATTGACATGGAAGCGAATGACAAAACCTCAGACGCTCAGTATCACTTGAATGCTTTCGAAAACCGCATGGTCCTAGAAGATGCTTTTACGCTCTATACAGAGAAGATTCTCATGGGACACAAAAAAATCCATCATAGTCTGGTTTAACTCTCTCTCCCATTCTTAAAGTGCATCTTCACTTTTTAAGATTTCTTTAAGTGATATTTAAACAATTTCACTACTAAAATAAGTCTGTCAAAAACTTGTCTTTACTTATATCGAATTGTACAGGAACTATAAAAGACTGAGAGACTATTTAGATCGTTTCAATGTAGAGTGTACCCAGATCGAGACTCCCAATGCCAGACAGTTGTCATGGCCTTTGTTAACGGGCTAAAAGACTACATCGCTTTTCTGAAGAGCCTCACTATGCGTTTTTTGTGTTCCATGTTCGAGTTCCAGAAAGGCACCAACAACTACCTACAACAGGAGGAAGGACACAAAGCAGCAAAAAGCAGACCGAAATCGCTGAGGAGCCAAAAGCAAGATCAATACCATGGAGCCACTTTCTTCACATCGTTGAATGTATTGCTAGCTCAGATATAGAGCAAAATATGTCGTATGAAGCGCATCCCAAATTTTCGGTCCAAGACAAAAAATTCTACTGCAAATATTACAGAATTTACGAACATCACATAGAAGATTGCAAGGACGCCCGATAATATGGACTAAAGAATGAAAAATTCCAAGAATACATGGCAAAAAGGAAGTGACTCGTGAGAAAGAAAAAAACCGCTAAGTACAAACAagttttaatataattttgagAAGTATTTAGTAtaaatactttttaaattttttttactaaatcaAGTTTTAGTGAGTTTAAATGAAAAATCAATAGTAAGTTAATTATGAAAATGAGAGTTGTGgttcatttaaataaaaaatatttaaaaaaatggaattaaataaaaatgatgtGGCAATTTTTTGTTAAAGTGACAATATTCATACTAAGTATTCTACCTTTAAGAGAACTCGGCCCCTGGTGAGTATGCCGAACTATGGCTTTCAACACCGAACTTGTAAGCTCTGGGAATTCGAGCTTGTAACACGCTTGTGGGGAGAGCGAGAAAAGATGGGGGAGTGTACTTACAAAAGACATTTCGATACTTAAGTTAGTACTGTGAATCTTATATATTCCTTTAAGATAGAATATCATACCTTTATAGGTGAGGTGGAGATGATCAATTACATTCTGTTGATCATCGGAAATGAAGAGCAGTTATTAGGTTTTAATAAGAGATAATGTCTTGGTCGGACGTTTATGTTTCGGGATGTAGTTCGTTGATTTTGTTTGTAATATATAACGCCGAGTTATAACGTATAAGGGACGAGTTATAACGTATAAGGGCCAAGTTATAG
Above is a genomic segment from Arachis stenosperma cultivar V10309 chromosome 1, arast.V10309.gnm1.PFL2, whole genome shotgun sequence containing:
- the LOC130973870 gene encoding serine/threonine-protein phosphatase 7 long form homolog; amino-acid sequence: MRRQQGVLLDERYVPYLQMTGLYHLARLNDRWFRIDKPLLSAFVERWHPKTHTFHMPFGECTITLQDVAYQLGLAVDGRYETYGECPEGADEDTVRRFARTYIMMLLGTQLFADKSGNRIHIIWLPYVARLEEMGSYSWGSVALAWLYRCMCRVANRHVVKLAGPLQLLQSWIFWRFPRFKPAGYDTCSWPLASRWSGYNPSVSEKGPRVQMWRLQIDMLQPRDFIWMPYSSPEVLQVVHPEALEPRHTMLWRSVTLLIYFAVIEWHQIDRVLPQFGGVQPRPRPALNIDFLMSKDGRGGDHWFPSALKHWHLHWESRADHVLRFDVVADPGPSHTYLDWWSQHEKRFLPPEMYLGDLRGVPIPVEASQRGLGLVPDMDRVDDVPDRRRIERRARVGTRRSQRE